The Kaistella daneshvariae genomic sequence CAGACAAAAGGTTCTCATTTTGAGGACCTTTTTCTTTTGGCATGCTTTTGATAATTCGTACCTTCGCAATCTTTAAAATATTATTAAAATTTTTCGATGACATTAATTCAGTTATTTCAATTTATACTCAGTATTTCAATTCTGGTTGTTCTTCATGAATTAGGGCATTTTATTCCGGCAAAACTCTTTAAAACCAAGGTGGAAAAATTTTATCTGTTTTTCGATCCCTGGTTTTCGCTTGTAAAAACTAAAATCCGTGGTACCGAATACGGTATCGGCTGGCTTCCTTTTGGTGGCTACGTGAAAATCGCCGGAATGGTGGATGAAAGTATGGATACCGAGCAGCTGAAAAAACCCGCTGAACCTTGGGAATTCCGCAGCAAACCGGCATGGCAGAGACTAATCATCATGATGGGTGGCGTTACGGTAAACTTCTTTTTAGCCTGGACGATTTACTCGTGTTTAAGCTATTTTAAAGGGGAAACCTTCCACGAAAATTCCAAATTTGAAAACGGAATTTCGGTCTCTCCGGCAGCCAAAAAAATGGGTTTGCAAACCGGCGATAAAATTTTAAAAATCGATGGGAAAGGAGCGGACCGTATGGAAACTTCTACCATCAACATGCTTTTTGCCAATGAGGTTACGGTTTTGCGTGACGGTAAGAAAGTTACTTTTCCTGTGAATGAAGACGGGGTTGCAGAAATTTTGGCTGATAATGAAGCGAAAGCGTATTTCGGACCGCGATTTCCGGTCGTTGTTGATAGTTTACGTCCGAACGGCCCGGCAATTAATTCCGGCTTGATGAAAGGCGATAAAATCGTCGGCGTGAACGGAAAACCGGTTCAGTATTTCGATGAGCTGGTTTCTGAACTTTCGCAAAATAAAAATCAAAATATCGTTTTGAATGTGGAGCGAAATAACGCGAAACAGAATATCGATGTTAAAGTTGATGCAAAAGGTGAATTAGGTTTTGGTGCAGACAGCTCTATCATTCAGCAGGAATTCGAGAAAACACGCGTTAAAAAAGACTACACTTGGGCAGAAGCAATTCCGCGCGGTTTGACGAGAACAATTGATGTGCTCACAATGCAGATCAAGCAGTTTAAAATTGTGTTCAACACCAAAACCGAAGGTTACAAGAAAGTTTCGGGACCAATAGGAATCATCAAACAGATGCCGGAAACCATCAATTGGGAGTTTTTCTGGAGTTTTACGGCCATGTTTTCGGTGTGGTTGGCTTTCCTTAATTTAATTCCGATTCCGGGATTAGATGGCGGTCATGTGATGTTTACGCTTTGGGAAATGATCACAGGCAAGCCTGTACCGCAGAAAGTTTTGGAAAATGCACAGATGATCGGTGTGATATTTTTACTCGGCTTAATGGTGCTTATTTTCGGAAATGACATTTTGAAATGGATTACCGGAAAATTCTAAAAAATATTCCGAAATAATTTTGGCAGAATTAAAAAAGTTTTTATATTTGCAAACGCTTACAGCAAAGAGAAACACTCCTCTTTAGCTCAGTTGGTTAGAGCATCTGACTGTTAATCAGAGGGTCGCTGGTTCGAGCCCAGCAAGAGGAGCAAAACCATCACAGAAATGTGATGGTTTTTTGTTTTTACACACCTTGTAAATGTGCAAATTACAAACTTTAGCTCCAATTTAACACGCGCTTATTCCACTTTTTTAAGCTTACAGGAACTTCTTTGTCACTTTTGTGATTTCGGTAAAACTATCTTCATATTAACCGCACACACCTTATTTGATATTCCTAAATCTCACAAGCACTTCTTTGTCACTTTTGTAGTTCAAAACTCAAAATTTAATGGTTTTAGCACAAAAAAACCTTCACCAATAAGATGAAGGTTTGCATAACAATAATTTAATTTATTTTTTCTTCACCGCTTTCGCGATGTTGATGATCACTTTCACCGCTTTTTCCATGGATTCCAGCGCCACATATTCGTATGGTCCGTGGAAGTTCATTCCGCCCGCAAAAATATTAGGGCAAGGTAGACCCATATAAGACAACTGTGCGCCGTCTGTACCGCCGCGAATAGCTTTGATCTTAGGTTCGATGTTCGTGTCTTTCAAAGCCTGTTCTGCAATATCAATGATGTGCATTTTTCCTTCAAACTGCTGCTTCATATTTCGGTATTGCTCTTTAATCTCAATTTCTGCCGTTCCTTCACCGTATTTTTTATTAAATTCTGCTACCTGATCGGTGATGAATTTTTTTCGTGCTTCAAACTTTTCGCTGTCATGATCGCGGATGATGTACTGAAGTTTCGCTTCAGAAATGTCCGCTTTCACTTCCATTAAATGGTAGAAACCTTCAAATTCTCTCGTAGTTCCCGGTGTTTCATTTTCCGGTAACATTTTAATAAAATCCGCCGCTAAAAGGGCAGAATTTACCATTTTACCATAAGCATAACCCGGATGAACGCTCAGTCCGTGAATTTTCACCACCGCGCCGGCAGCATTAAAGTTTTCATATTCAAGCTCGCCAACTTCAGAACCGTCCATGGTGTACGCCCATTCAGCACCAAATTTTTCAACATCAAATTTATGCGCGCCACGCCCGATTTCCTCGTCCGGCGTAAAGCCAATAGCGATTTTTCCGTGCTTAATTTCCGGATGCGCCAGCAAATATTCCGCAGCGGTTACTATTTCAGCAACACCAGCTTTATCATCAGCGCCAAGCAATGAAGTTCCATCAGTCGTGATCAGCGTTTTACCGATATAATCTTTTAAAGTTTCAAATTTTGATGGTGACAGCGTGAAACCGGTTTCTTTATTTAAAAGCAGATCTTTTCCGTCGTAATCATCCCAAATTTGCGGTTTTACATCTTTTCCGTTAAAATCCGGCGACGTGTCATAATGCGAAATAAATCCCACCACAGGTTCGTCATCATTTTCAAGGTTTGACGGGACATAGGCATAAATATAACCGTGCTCATCAATCGAAACATCGCTTAAACCAAGGGTTTTCAGTTCTTCAAAAATATAATTCGCAATGTCCCACTGTTGTGGAGTGGAAGGAGTAGACTCGCTTTCCGGATCGCTGGTTGAATAGATTTTCGCGTAAGTGATAAAGCGGTTTTGCAGCTTCAGTTTCCAGTCAAGATTAAAATCGATGCTTGTCATTATAAAGGTATTTTTAACAAAGTTAAAATTTTAGCCTGAGCCTTAACCAAGATTTAGGAATTATTTTTGCTGCCCTTCAGCGTATTGCTTTCCTAAAATGTACATCCTCAGCTTATTAAAATTTTTTCGCCGCTTTTTAGCGGTTTTTTAAAGTTTTGGTATATTTGAGAAAACCAAAAAGAAAAATGTTTTTAACCGAATGTCCGCGCGACGCCATGCAAGGTTGGCCAGATTTTATACCGACCGAAACCAAGATCGACTATACCAATGCGCTGATGGCGGTTGGTTTTGATGTGCTGGACTGCGGCAGCTTCGTTTCACCGAAAAGCATTCCACAGATGGCAGATTCCGGTGTAGTTCTGGACAGAATCGATAAAAGCATTTCCAACACCAAACTTTCGGTCATCGTAGCAAACTTTCGGGGCGCCGAAAAAGCGTTGAAACATCAGTCTGTAGATATTTTAGGTTTTCCTTTTTCCATTTCGGAAACATTTCAGCACAGAAATACGAATAAAAGCCGCGAAGAAGCTTTTACTGACATTAAAAAAATCAGTAAAGTTCTGGAAAAAGACGGCCGCATTTTAAATGTCTATTTTTCGATGGCTTTCGGAAATCCGTACGGTGATTTGTGGACTGTTGAGGAGATTGATAAATGGGCGCAGCGCTTCAGCGACCTTGGCATTAAAAATATTTTGCTTTCCGACACCACCGGAACCGGAACTGCCGAGCAAATTGCAGAGCTTTTTTCCTTCATTCCAAAAAAATATCCGCATATCGATTTCGGTGCGCATTTCCATAACCGATATCAGGATTCTTACTCAAAATTAAAAGCCGCTTATGACAGTGGCTGTCGCCGTTTTGATTCTGCAATTAAAGGAATCGGCGGATGTCCGATGGCAAATGACGAGCTTGTTGGAAATATGCCTACCGAGCAAATCATTAATTTTATGGCAATGGAAAAAATTGATCATTCGCTGAATTTGCTCAATTTTGAAAGCGCTTACAACAGAGCCAAAAATATCTTCCATTTTTAACCAAATTTTTTAAAAATCATGGCAACTTCAAAAGTTATTTATTCTGGCGATTTACGCTGCGAATCCGAGCATTTACAGTCAGGAACGATCATTTATACCGATGCGCCCACCGATAACCACGGCAAAGGTGAAGCTTTTTCACCAACCGATCTTTGTGCGACTTCTTTAGCGCAATGTATGCTGACAACCATCGCGATTTTGGGTAAAGACCGCGGAATTTCCATCGATGGTTCTTATGCGGAAGTTCAGAAAAATATGAACCCGAAGCCGCGAATAATTGCAGAAATCGTTTGTGATGTGCACATGAAAGGAAACTTTGATGACGATCAGAAAAATTTTATCGAAGAAACAGCGTACAACTGCCCGGTGGCTTTGTCGTTGAGTTCTGATCTAAAGAAAACCATCAATTTCACCTACGAAAATTAAGATTTTTAAAATTAAAAAAAATTGGCCTTAAAACGGCTAATTTTTCGGTTTTATGATTTTAATTAGGTGATTCTTAGAACAAAGCGTGTTTTATTTTGGTATCTTTATAAGAACAAAAAACACTGCTATGACATCAACAATTACTTATTTGGGCGATAAAAAAATCGTTTCGAAACATGAAAAATCCGGCGCCGAAATCATTACCTGTGCGCCCGTGCGCGAAGGCGGAACTTCTGAAATGTTCTCACCTTCGGATTTGTTTGGTATTTCGCTGGGACAGTCCATGCTGATGGCGGTGGCTGTTTTGGGAAAAGAACGCGGCATTGATATCACTGGCGCAAAATGCGACTTGAAAAAATCTACGCACCCGCAACCGAAAAGAATCGGCACCATTTTCTGCATCGTGCGCTTTCCGGGAAATTATACGGAGAACGAAAAGAAATTCATCGAAGAAACGGCTTTAAATTGTCCGGTGGCGCTTTCAATCCATCCAAATGTGCAGCGTACCGTTTTATTTGAATACGGACATTAATAAAAAAAAGCCGCTAAATGCGGCTTTTTTTCTGTTTTAAATCATTCCCAGTTCGAAGCGGGCTTCCTCGCTCATCATATCTTTGTTCCAGGCGGGTTCAAAGGTAAGGTCGAGGTCCACTTCATTTACGCCTTCCACTTCGGTTACTTTTTCGCGCACTTCTGCCGGCAAACTTTCTGCAACCGGGCAGTTGGGTGTTGTTAAAGTCATGATTACTTTTACCGCGCCTTCATCGGAAATCTGAACGTCGTAAATGAGTCCCAATTCGTAAATATCCACCGGAATTTCCGGGTCGTAAACGGTTTTTAAAGCAATAATAATATTTTCGCCAATTTCGGCTATCTGGTCATCTGTATATTTCATTTCCAATTTCAAGTTTAACTTTTGTCTAATAAATCTTCCTGTCGCATGCGGCGGAAAACATTTGCCAAAGTTAAGACATCTTTTTCACAATATTGAACGATTCTAAATAAGTCTTTTTCTATGTGGTAAATTGAAGAAACCTGTGAACCGTCGATATCGTCTTTCGGTGTAGGGATTCCGAAAACATGTGCTAAAAGTTCCAGCGACACAAAAGATTTGTAATCACCGAACTTCCATAATTCCATGGTGTCGATGTGCGGAATTTCCCAGGGTTTCTTGCCGTACAGCTGAAATGGTGTGGGAGGCTGCATTCCATTAATTAAAAATCGCCGCGCAATCCAGGGAAAATCAAATTCTTTACCGTTGTGGGCGCAAAGAACTACATCGCGAAGTTTTGGGCGGTTGAAAATTTCACCAAATTCTTCCAGCAGTTTTCTTTCATCATCACCATAAAAACTTTTGATGAGAAGTCTTTCGCTCTTTTCTAAAATTCCGACCGAAATGCAGATAATTTTTCCGAATTCCGCCATAATTCCGCCGCGTTCGTGGTAAAATTCTGCCGGTGAAAATTCATCTTTCCGCTGAAAACGCGTTTTTTTATCCCAAAGATATTGGTCGGTTTCGTGCAGCTCGTCCCAGTGGCCAACCTGCGGCACAGTTTCAATATCCAAAAAGAGAACTTTTTCTAAAGGAATATGTTGAATCATAATCTGCTTTTTAAAATTTTAACCCAGGCACAAGCCGTTTTCCACTTTTTGAAGTGGTGAGATCAGCGTTACTTCTTTGTTTTTGCCATAAATCCCCAGTACCAGACATTCGCTCATAAAATTGGCAATTTGCTTTTTCGGGAAGTTCACCACGGCAAGAATTTGTGTTCCGATGAGATTTTCTTTGGTATAAAGTTCGGTAATCTGCGCCGAAGATTTTTTAATTCCGAGTTCGCCGAAATCAATTTCAAGCTGAAAAGCGGGATTTTTCGCCAAAGGAAAATCTGCCACCGCAATGATGGTTCCCGTTCTGATGTCGAGTTTTTCAAAATCTGTCCAGCTGATTTCAGGTTTCATAGTTAATTTTTTGTTGAAATAATATAGTTATACACCATCTCGTGCTGCGTTGCGTTCAGTTTTGCTTTTGGCGCCATTTCCGCTAAAATTCCCGTCCAGGCTTCGTCGGAATGTTCGGATTGACTTGGTAAATCGTGGCATCTTGCGCAGGAATTTTCAAAAACTGTTTTTCCCTGTGCCAAATATTCTGCTGAAAATTTATTCTCTGCTTCTGCCTGAACTTTTGGCGTACAGGAAATGGTCATCACGGTTACAGCAAAAGCAAAAGCTAAAAAATTTGCCGGTTTAAAGGTGTTTTTTTTCAAATTTCTAAAGTTGGTCATTTTTTAAATTTAGGTGATCAGTCTTCCAAAAATAGCAATTTTCATTTTAAACTAAATCTAGAGCGCAGCAGCGAACCTTTAAAAATTCGTTTACACCAGCATCCCAACATTTTCTGAAAAGAATTTGTATTTTTGAAGAAGATGAAAACTTTTTCTACCTCTGAGTTAATTGATGGTTTGCGCTCCGGCGACAAAAGAATGCTCGCCAAAGCCATCACTTTGGTTGAAAGTAAAAAGCCGGAACACCGCGACCAAGCGGAAGAAATTTTGAAAGCGATTATGCCTTTCACCGGAAATTCCATTCGCATCGGAATTACGGGCGTGCCTGGCGCGGGTAAATCTACCTTCATCGAAAATTTCGGAAAATTTGCCATTAAAGCAGGTAAAAAAGTTGCGGTGCTTGCCATCGACCCGAGTTCTTCTCTGAACAAAGGTTCCATTCTCGGCGATAAAACGCGGATGGAAGAACTCGCACGCGAAAAAAACGCTTTTATCCGTCCGAGTCCAACTTCCGGATTTTTAGGTGGAATTGCCAACGCGACTTTTGAAAGTATGCTTTTATGTGAAGCGGCGGGCTACGATTATATTTTGATTGAAACTGTCGGTGTAGGGCAAAGTGAAGTTTTGGTTTCCGACATTACCGATGTTTTTCTTTTTTTAAAAATCATTGGTGGTGGCGATGAACTGCAGGGAATTAAACGCGGCGTCATGGAAATGGTCGATTTGATTTTCATTAATAAAGTGGAAAAAAGCAACCTTCAGCATGCAAAAAATACAAAAGTAGAATTGCTGCGTGCTTTACATTTTATGCCCGAAAAAGAAAAAAACTGGAAAGTGCCGGTGCTGCTCGGTTCTGCACTGGAAAATGTAGGTTTGGAAGAGGTTTACGAAAAGATTCAGGAATTTATCGCCCTTAAAACGGCAAATTTTTCGTTTTTAGCTACAAGGAAAAAACAGGCGGAAAAACGTTTTGAATATTGGGTTAAAGAATTGATTTTGCAGAAAACCAAATCGCGCAAAGACGGCGAAACTGTTTATGATCTGCACAAAAAAAAGGCTTCCGAACTGGAAGTGAACCCAAGTTCGGAAGCAAAATTATTTGTCGATCAGCTTCTTAAAAATTAATTTTTAGCTGAAGCCGTGTTGGCGGTGATATAACCGTCGTAGGTAATCGGTTGTCTGTCGGTAGATTGTATCGCCACATACGTTTTCCCGTTTTTATAAACTTCCATTACAATTTTGGTAACAATCTGCTGGTCGGTCGGCATGATGACGAAAACCGAACTTCCTTTGGAACCTGTTGAACGGTTTACGGTAAATTCTTTTGAGGTAAATCTAAAGGAATTATCGCTTTTCATCGATGAGGTGTACATTCTACCGAAGTAAGGCATCACCACATCCAATTCATCTTTTTTCAGTTCAATCGTGTAGCCGGGATCTAATGACAGCATTTGGGCAGAATTTCCGGTGGGGAAAGAATTCATAATATTAATTACATCGTAATTTGTGGGATTTGCGCGTTCCGCCATAAAGGTGAATTCGCCGCCGTCCACTAAACTTTGAACTTTTTCTGAAGATCTCGTACTCTGTGTACCGCATGAACTTAGAAAAAGAAATATGAACAGGGAGCTGAGAAGTGTGGTTAAATTTTTCATAGGAGAAAATTTTTGTTTTAAGGATATTGGTTTTTCCAATATTTTACGGCTTTTGTAAATATTTGCCATGTAGATTAGCTGTGAGCAAAAATTATGCAATAATCCGCGTCGGATGTCATTTGGAATAAAAATTGTTTAACCGAAACAAATTAACAATTACCACTATGAAAAAATTAAATAAATTCGTCGGGCTCAGCATTGTATCAGTGATGATGTTTGCGTGTACCACGAACCCGATTACCGGCCGAAAAACGCTTCAGTTAGCCAACGACCAGGAAATCCAGGCGATGGCCTTACAACAATATCGCGAAACGCTTGCTAAAGCTAAGGTTGTCTCGGGCACCAGTCAGGCAAAAAGCGTAAACAACGTAGGATTAAGAATTAAAAATGCCGCGACCAACTACTACCGAGGTATCGGTCGTGAAGCAGATATTGCAAATTATCAGTGGGAATTTAACCTCATCGATGATAAAGCAATTAATGCCTGGGCGATGCCGGGGGGAAAAGTGGCAGTTTACACCGGAATTTTCCCAGTAACAAAAACAGACACCGGCTTAGCGGTGGTTTTAGGTCACGAGATTTCCCATGCTTTGGCAGGTCACGGAAACGAAAGAATTTCTCAGGCGATGGTTGCACAATATGGTGGCGCCATTTTAGGCAGTACTATTTCTAACGGGCAATTAGCTGCGATTTTCCAGCAGGCCTACCCAATCGGTGCACAGGTTGCCCTTTTGAAATATGGACGTAGTCAGGAGCTTGAAGCGGATGAAATGGGGCTTTACCTGATGGCGATGGCGGGTTACGATCCGCGTGAAGCACAGCCGTTCTGGCAACGTATGGAAAGCGCTTCCAATGGTGGCAGCAGACCGCCGGAATTCCTTTCTACTCACCCAAATCCGGATACCCGTAGAGCAGATTTAGAAAAACACATGCCTAAAGCTTTACAATATTATAAAGCTGCGGGCGGAAAAATTTAAAAAAAACACAGATCCATTATAAACCGACCTTCCCATAATTTTATTAAATTTGGGAAGGTCTTTTAAAATCCAGCTATGAAAAATTTATCTTTTATTGGTCTTTTGCTTTTAGGTTTGGCCTTTTTGCTTTACTATATGTTGCCGGAATTTTCTGCAGTAAAACTTTTTGAACCGATGAGTTTAATGGGAATTCTCGCGGGAATTGGTATTGGCCTTATTATCGGTGGCATTGTAGGTTATGCAAGCAAAGGCGCTGCGCTGAGAGCTGAAGAAAAACGCCGTGAACTGAAACAGCTTCGTAAAGAAAAAGAAGAACTGGAAAAATTAGCCGCAGAACAGGCAAAAAATCAAAATGTTACCTACGTTACTGATGACAATAAAAATCCTCCGAATTACTAATTCAGAGGATTATTTTTTACCGCTTAAAAGCAGATATTCTTTATAATTGGTAACCAATACCCACCATAAATAAACTTGGGCGGCTGTCATAACGAATTACTTCGTTATTCGTGCTGTTGATAAATTCTCTTTGATCTTCCGTGAAAGCACCTTCATATTTTGCATTCAAAATTAATTTTTGAATTTGAACCTGTGCTCCGAACTGGTAACCTAAAGTGAAATCTTTCAGCGCGTTTTCTTTAAAATCTTTATACTGGTTGTCAGAGGAAAGATTATAAGAAGCCACCGGACCGATAAACACGCCTAAATTGTCACCTAAAAGTCGGTAACCTAATAGCACGGGAACGTCAACTCTGTTGCTTTTCGCTTCGATGGTTGTGGAAGTTTCCGGTACCTGAAATTCATTTTTAAAAGTGGTGTAATAAATTTCCGGCATCACGAAAAGCGACGCTGGCAAATCGATTTTTGCAGAAAGTCCCACATTGAAGCCCACATTGTTTTTACCAGATTGGTCGTATGCAGATACCGCGCTGTTTTTTATATTTTGCCAGCTTGGCGAGTCCGTTTTAAAAAGCAGGTTTGCTTTTCCCGCGAATGATACTTGCGCAGTGCTCAGAAGGCTGGCGCCAACAAGAAAAGTACTAAGAATTTTTTTCATTTGTTTGAGGTTTTGTTATCACATTTTCAATTGAAGTTTTGTTCGTTTCCAGGAAATATTCCCGCAGCTCTTTGAACAATTCTGAAGAATAAACGAAATCAATTAGATTTTTATTGCCTGCGTTGATTAGGACATCTTTATTTCCTTCCCATTCTTTCAGGCCATTTCGCAGATATACAATTTTCTCGCCAATCGTCATCACCGAGTTCATATCGTGTGAATTGATGATGGTCGTGGTTTTATATTCTTTGGTAATTTCCAGCAACAAATCATCAATAATATTGGAAGTGTAAGGATCCAGGCCGGAATTCGGTTCATCACAGAACAGATATTTTGGATTATTTACAATCGCCCGCGCGATGGCGACGCGTTTCTGCATCCCACCCGAAATTTCAGACGGATATTTACGGTTGGCTTTTTCCAGATGCACGCGGCCTATTACCTCAAAAGCGCGGCGTTTTTTCTCCCGGAACGAAAGATTGGTAAACATATCCAGCGGAAAAGTGATATTTTCTTCCACCGTCATGGAATCGAAAAGTGCACTTCCCTGGAAAACCGTCCCGATTTCTGCACGAAGAAGCTGTTTTTCATCGCGCGACATTTTATTAATATCACGACCATCAAACAAAATTCCTCCAGAAGTTGGCTGATAAACATTCAGCAAACTTTTCAGGAAAACCGTTTTACCCGAACCACTTTGCCCGATGATGAGGTTTACCTTACCCGTTTCGAAAGTTGTAGTTATACCTTTTAAAACTTCTACCTCATCAAACTGCTTTTTTAGGTCTTTTACTTCAATCATTAGCTGAGGAACATTTGGGTTAAAATTAAATTCATTACGATGATGGCCACAATGGTCCAAACCACCGCCTGCGTACTTGCACGTCCAACTTCCAGCGAGCCGCCTTTTACATTATAGCCGAAATATGCTGGAATTGTTGCGATAAGAAAGGCAAAAACTGCAGTCTTTAAAAATGCATACCAAATAAAATGAGAAGGCATATACATTTGGATTCCCGTGATATAATCAGCTTTGCTCCAGCTTCCGGTGGCCTGGCCGGCAAGATATCCGCCCCAAATTCCGAAAACAATACTGATGGCAATAAGTAACGGATTGAAAATGACGCTTGCTAAGATTTTAGGTAAAATCAAAAAATTAGGTGAATTAACGCCCATAATATCTAAAGCGTCAATTTGCTCGGTAACCCGCATGGTGCCGATACTTGAAGCGATATAAGAACCTACTTTTCCGGCAAGAATCACCGAAATAATCGTGGGCGCAAATTCCAGAATCAATACCACCTTTGTGGCATAACCAATAAATGAATTGGGAATAGGAAAAGTGGATGCGGAGAAATTATTATACATCTGAATGGCGACCACCGCACCAACAAAGATGGAGGTAAACAGCGTCAACCCAAAAGAGTTTACACCCAAATCGTGGATCT encodes the following:
- the rseP gene encoding RIP metalloprotease RseP, coding for MTLIQLFQFILSISILVVLHELGHFIPAKLFKTKVEKFYLFFDPWFSLVKTKIRGTEYGIGWLPFGGYVKIAGMVDESMDTEQLKKPAEPWEFRSKPAWQRLIIMMGGVTVNFFLAWTIYSCLSYFKGETFHENSKFENGISVSPAAKKMGLQTGDKILKIDGKGADRMETSTINMLFANEVTVLRDGKKVTFPVNEDGVAEILADNEAKAYFGPRFPVVVDSLRPNGPAINSGLMKGDKIVGVNGKPVQYFDELVSELSQNKNQNIVLNVERNNAKQNIDVKVDAKGELGFGADSSIIQQEFEKTRVKKDYTWAEAIPRGLTRTIDVLTMQIKQFKIVFNTKTEGYKKVSGPIGIIKQMPETINWEFFWSFTAMFSVWLAFLNLIPIPGLDGGHVMFTLWEMITGKPVPQKVLENAQMIGVIFLLGLMVLIFGNDILKWITGKF
- the pepT gene encoding peptidase T, with the protein product MTSIDFNLDWKLKLQNRFITYAKIYSTSDPESESTPSTPQQWDIANYIFEELKTLGLSDVSIDEHGYIYAYVPSNLENDDEPVVGFISHYDTSPDFNGKDVKPQIWDDYDGKDLLLNKETGFTLSPSKFETLKDYIGKTLITTDGTSLLGADDKAGVAEIVTAAEYLLAHPEIKHGKIAIGFTPDEEIGRGAHKFDVEKFGAEWAYTMDGSEVGELEYENFNAAGAVVKIHGLSVHPGYAYGKMVNSALLAADFIKMLPENETPGTTREFEGFYHLMEVKADISEAKLQYIIRDHDSEKFEARKKFITDQVAEFNKKYGEGTAEIEIKEQYRNMKQQFEGKMHIIDIAEQALKDTNIEPKIKAIRGGTDGAQLSYMGLPCPNIFAGGMNFHGPYEYVALESMEKAVKVIINIAKAVKKK
- a CDS encoding hydroxymethylglutaryl-CoA lyase produces the protein MFLTECPRDAMQGWPDFIPTETKIDYTNALMAVGFDVLDCGSFVSPKSIPQMADSGVVLDRIDKSISNTKLSVIVANFRGAEKALKHQSVDILGFPFSISETFQHRNTNKSREEAFTDIKKISKVLEKDGRILNVYFSMAFGNPYGDLWTVEEIDKWAQRFSDLGIKNILLSDTTGTGTAEQIAELFSFIPKKYPHIDFGAHFHNRYQDSYSKLKAAYDSGCRRFDSAIKGIGGCPMANDELVGNMPTEQIINFMAMEKIDHSLNLLNFESAYNRAKNIFHF
- a CDS encoding OsmC family protein, whose translation is MATSKVIYSGDLRCESEHLQSGTIIYTDAPTDNHGKGEAFSPTDLCATSLAQCMLTTIAILGKDRGISIDGSYAEVQKNMNPKPRIIAEIVCDVHMKGNFDDDQKNFIEETAYNCPVALSLSSDLKKTINFTYEN
- a CDS encoding OsmC family protein, giving the protein MTSTITYLGDKKIVSKHEKSGAEIITCAPVREGGTSEMFSPSDLFGISLGQSMLMAVAVLGKERGIDITGAKCDLKKSTHPQPKRIGTIFCIVRFPGNYTENEKKFIEETALNCPVALSIHPNVQRTVLFEYGH
- a CDS encoding SUF system Fe-S cluster assembly protein, producing MKYTDDQIAEIGENIIIALKTVYDPEIPVDIYELGLIYDVQISDEGAVKVIMTLTTPNCPVAESLPAEVREKVTEVEGVNEVDLDLTFEPAWNKDMMSEEARFELGMI
- a CDS encoding 3'-5' exonuclease; amino-acid sequence: MIQHIPLEKVLFLDIETVPQVGHWDELHETDQYLWDKKTRFQRKDEFSPAEFYHERGGIMAEFGKIICISVGILEKSERLLIKSFYGDDERKLLEEFGEIFNRPKLRDVVLCAHNGKEFDFPWIARRFLINGMQPPTPFQLYGKKPWEIPHIDTMELWKFGDYKSFVSLELLAHVFGIPTPKDDIDGSQVSSIYHIEKDLFRIVQYCEKDVLTLANVFRRMRQEDLLDKS
- a CDS encoding tRNA-binding protein, which gives rise to MKPEISWTDFEKLDIRTGTIIAVADFPLAKNPAFQLEIDFGELGIKKSSAQITELYTKENLIGTQILAVVNFPKKQIANFMSECLVLGIYGKNKEVTLISPLQKVENGLCLG
- a CDS encoding cytochrome C, yielding MTNFRNLKKNTFKPANFLAFAFAVTVMTISCTPKVQAEAENKFSAEYLAQGKTVFENSCARCHDLPSQSEHSDEAWTGILAEMAPKAKLNATQHEMVYNYIISTKN
- the meaB gene encoding methylmalonyl Co-A mutase-associated GTPase MeaB; translation: MKTFSTSELIDGLRSGDKRMLAKAITLVESKKPEHRDQAEEILKAIMPFTGNSIRIGITGVPGAGKSTFIENFGKFAIKAGKKVAVLAIDPSSSLNKGSILGDKTRMEELAREKNAFIRPSPTSGFLGGIANATFESMLLCEAAGYDYILIETVGVGQSEVLVSDITDVFLFLKIIGGGDELQGIKRGVMEMVDLIFINKVEKSNLQHAKNTKVELLRALHFMPEKEKNWKVPVLLGSALENVGLEEVYEKIQEFIALKTANFSFLATRKKQAEKRFEYWVKELILQKTKSRKDGETVYDLHKKKASELEVNPSSEAKLFVDQLLKN
- a CDS encoding DUF4251 domain-containing protein; the encoded protein is MKNLTTLLSSLFIFLFLSSCGTQSTRSSEKVQSLVDGGEFTFMAERANPTNYDVINIMNSFPTGNSAQMLSLDPGYTIELKKDELDVVMPYFGRMYTSSMKSDNSFRFTSKEFTVNRSTGSKGSSVFVIMPTDQQIVTKIVMEVYKNGKTYVAIQSTDRQPITYDGYITANTASAKN
- a CDS encoding M48 family metallopeptidase gives rise to the protein MKKLNKFVGLSIVSVMMFACTTNPITGRKTLQLANDQEIQAMALQQYRETLAKAKVVSGTSQAKSVNNVGLRIKNAATNYYRGIGREADIANYQWEFNLIDDKAINAWAMPGGKVAVYTGIFPVTKTDTGLAVVLGHEISHALAGHGNERISQAMVAQYGGAILGSTISNGQLAAIFQQAYPIGAQVALLKYGRSQELEADEMGLYLMAMAGYDPREAQPFWQRMESASNGGSRPPEFLSTHPNPDTRRADLEKHMPKALQYYKAAGGKI
- a CDS encoding outer membrane beta-barrel protein, with product MKKILSTFLVGASLLSTAQVSFAGKANLLFKTDSPSWQNIKNSAVSAYDQSGKNNVGFNVGLSAKIDLPASLFVMPEIYYTTFKNEFQVPETSTTIEAKSNRVDVPVLLGYRLLGDNLGVFIGPVASYNLSSDNQYKDFKENALKDFTLGYQFGAQVQIQKLILNAKYEGAFTEDQREFINSTNNEVIRYDSRPSLFMVGIGYQL